One Spirochaeta africana DSM 8902 genomic window carries:
- the accD gene encoding acetyl-CoA carboxylase, carboxyltransferase subunit beta, with product MGVTRLLKKVLPQQRRDRKEIIASLDDRSFYRAKHQCPSCSAHIEEEELAAHLFVCPQCGYHFRISGPERIKMLLDGGSFVELASEVLSGNPIAFPGYEDKLLTAEDKSRVDEAVTVGYGMIQQRPVAIAAMSFHYMGGSMGSVVGERIARCLMHAVERKTPAIICTASGGARMQEGIYSLMQMAKTSHMLALMAKEGLPVFVVLTDPTTGGVTASFAMLGDVIIAEPKALIGFAGPRVIEGTIKQKLPEGFQRAEFLVEKGFVDCVVPRKSLRETLIFLIDTHQKGGRGKS from the coding sequence ATGGGTGTTACCAGACTGTTAAAAAAGGTTCTGCCCCAGCAGCGCCGTGATCGCAAGGAGATTATTGCCAGCCTTGACGACCGCAGCTTTTACCGTGCCAAGCATCAGTGTCCGTCCTGTTCGGCGCACATAGAAGAAGAAGAGCTGGCTGCGCATCTGTTCGTCTGCCCGCAGTGCGGCTATCATTTTCGCATCTCCGGCCCGGAACGCATCAAAATGCTGCTGGATGGCGGCAGTTTTGTGGAGCTGGCCAGCGAGGTGCTGTCCGGAAACCCGATTGCGTTCCCCGGCTATGAGGACAAGCTGCTGACCGCCGAGGACAAATCCCGTGTCGATGAAGCGGTGACTGTCGGTTACGGCATGATCCAGCAGCGACCGGTAGCAATCGCCGCCATGAGCTTTCATTACATGGGCGGCAGCATGGGGTCGGTAGTCGGTGAGCGCATCGCCCGCTGTCTGATGCATGCAGTGGAACGCAAAACCCCGGCAATCATCTGCACCGCCAGCGGTGGTGCGCGCATGCAGGAGGGGATCTACTCCCTGATGCAGATGGCCAAAACCAGCCACATGCTGGCGCTGATGGCCAAAGAGGGGCTGCCGGTATTTGTTGTGCTGACCGACCCCACTACCGGCGGGGTAACCGCCTCCTTCGCCATGCTCGGCGACGTAATTATCGCTGAACCCAAAGCCCTGATCGGGTTTGCCGGTCCCCGGGTAATCGAGGGTACCATCAAACAGAAGCTCCCCGAGGGCTTTCAGCGGGCCGAATTCCTGGTAGAGAAGGGGTTTGTTGACTGTGTCGTGCCGCGCAAATCACTGCGGGAAACCCTGATCTTCCTTATCGACACCCACCAGAAGGGCGGGAGGGGTAAATCATGA
- a CDS encoding acetyl-CoA carboxylase biotin carboxylase subunit, whose amino-acid sequence MIQSILIANRGEIAVRVVRACKEMGIRSVMVYSEADKDSLAVRMADDAVCIGPAPASESYLKPKNLISAAVLKRCDAIHPGVGFLSESPGFAKAVADAGLIWIGPPAATIGMLGDKVEAKRSAIEAGVPVIPGSDGPITDVADARKQAKKMGYPVIVKAASGGGGKGMRIVRSEDDLEGAIKIASNEAEKAFSDGTVYMEKYLENPRHVEVQILADSYGNVVHLGERDCSVQFKHQKLVEESPSTAVDEKTRAKMGKDTVSLFKSLDYVGAGTIEFLLYEGQHYFMEVNARVQVEHPVTELVTGIDIIREQIKVCGGEKLSFSQDDINVSGYAVECRINARTPGRITEYLPPGGYGVRIDSFLYPGYMVSPFYDSLVAKVLTYGRDRNEGLDRMNRVLDELVLEGITTNCEEQKRIINHPVFRSGAFGTGFLEQIEEEA is encoded by the coding sequence ATGATACAATCAATCCTGATCGCAAATCGAGGTGAGATAGCGGTGCGGGTTGTGCGGGCATGCAAAGAGATGGGGATCCGGTCGGTCATGGTTTATTCCGAGGCCGACAAGGACTCTCTGGCTGTGCGCATGGCAGACGATGCGGTCTGTATCGGTCCGGCTCCCGCTTCCGAGAGCTATCTCAAACCCAAGAACCTGATCTCGGCGGCTGTACTCAAGCGCTGTGATGCCATTCATCCCGGGGTCGGTTTCCTCTCGGAAAGCCCGGGTTTTGCCAAGGCTGTGGCCGATGCAGGCCTGATCTGGATTGGCCCCCCGGCAGCGACCATCGGGATGCTTGGCGACAAGGTAGAGGCCAAGCGCTCGGCTATCGAGGCCGGGGTCCCGGTAATCCCCGGCAGCGACGGGCCGATTACCGATGTTGCCGACGCCAGAAAACAGGCCAAAAAGATGGGCTATCCGGTCATTGTCAAAGCAGCCTCCGGCGGGGGCGGCAAAGGAATGCGCATTGTGCGCAGCGAAGACGACCTGGAAGGTGCAATCAAGATAGCCTCGAACGAGGCCGAGAAAGCCTTCTCGGACGGCACGGTGTACATGGAGAAATACCTGGAAAACCCGCGCCATGTCGAGGTGCAGATCCTGGCAGACTCGTATGGTAACGTAGTGCACCTGGGGGAACGCGACTGCTCGGTGCAGTTCAAGCACCAGAAGCTGGTAGAGGAAAGCCCCTCGACCGCAGTCGATGAAAAGACCCGCGCCAAAATGGGCAAGGACACGGTGAGCCTGTTCAAGAGCCTGGACTATGTCGGTGCCGGTACCATCGAGTTTCTGCTCTACGAGGGGCAGCACTACTTTATGGAGGTGAACGCCCGCGTGCAGGTAGAGCATCCGGTAACCGAGCTGGTTACCGGGATCGATATCATTCGCGAGCAGATCAAGGTCTGCGGCGGCGAGAAGCTCTCGTTCAGCCAGGATGACATCAATGTCTCCGGTTACGCCGTGGAGTGCCGCATCAATGCCCGCACGCCGGGGCGGATTACCGAATACCTGCCGCCGGGCGGGTACGGTGTGCGCATCGACAGCTTTCTGTATCCGGGATACATGGTATCGCCGTTTTACGACTCCCTGGTGGCCAAGGTGCTTACCTACGGACGCGACCGCAACGAAGGCCTGGATCGCATGAATCGCGTGCTGGATGAGCTGGTGCTGGAAGGGATCACCACCAACTGCGAGGAGCAGAAGCGCATCATCAATCATCCGGTGTTTCGCTCCGGGGCGTTCGGTACCGGATTTCTTGAACAGATCGAAGAGGAGGCCTAA
- the accB gene encoding acetyl-CoA carboxylase biotin carboxyl carrier protein, translating into MDTQDVFALIEKFDESSLAELKLKDGEFRIHLKKAGAEPTVIHHGHPAAHMHQFPVPTAHAPAPSAPATGAPATGAAAEPAGSESAGQAADSGLEVITSPIVGTFYRAPAPDSPPHAEEGDVIKTGAPLCIIEAMKVMNELEADFDMEIVRVLVENAEMVEFGTPLFEVRRT; encoded by the coding sequence ATGGACACCCAGGACGTATTTGCATTGATAGAAAAATTCGACGAGAGTTCGCTGGCCGAGCTCAAGCTCAAGGACGGCGAATTTCGCATTCATCTGAAGAAAGCCGGTGCTGAACCGACGGTTATTCATCATGGCCATCCGGCGGCCCACATGCACCAGTTTCCGGTGCCCACCGCGCATGCGCCGGCACCCAGTGCGCCAGCGACCGGCGCGCCGGCGACAGGTGCTGCTGCCGAGCCAGCCGGTAGCGAATCGGCTGGACAGGCCGCCGACAGCGGGCTCGAGGTAATAACCTCCCCGATCGTTGGCACCTTCTATCGCGCTCCGGCTCCGGACTCACCACCGCATGCCGAGGAAGGTGATGTAATCAAGACCGGCGCGCCACTCTGTATTATCGAGGCCATGAAGGTAATGAATGAGCTCGAGGCAGATTTCGACATGGAAATCGTCCGGGTGCTGGTGGAAAACGCCGAGATGGTAGAGTTTGGTACCCCGCTGTTTGAGGTGCGCCGCACATGA
- the fabZ gene encoding 3-hydroxyacyl-ACP dehydratase FabZ, with protein sequence MKDPKELLPHRDPFLFVDRLESVSDEKIVGYRRFTDQESFFAGHFPEYPVVPGVVLVETMAQVGGAGINQQGMLGDKLFFLATIEKAKFRRQVRPNDEVRIEVENDRVRGAMVKQRGVAYVGDEIAAEASWMCLVGDAPA encoded by the coding sequence ATGAAAGATCCAAAAGAGTTGCTCCCGCATCGGGACCCGTTTTTATTTGTCGATCGCCTGGAGTCTGTTTCCGATGAGAAAATCGTCGGTTACCGGAGATTTACCGACCAGGAATCTTTTTTTGCCGGACATTTTCCGGAGTACCCGGTAGTACCAGGGGTTGTTCTGGTAGAGACCATGGCCCAGGTTGGCGGGGCCGGCATCAACCAGCAAGGCATGCTGGGTGACAAGCTGTTTTTCCTGGCGACCATCGAAAAGGCCAAGTTCCGCCGGCAGGTGCGCCCGAATGATGAAGTCCGGATAGAGGTGGAAAATGACCGCGTACGCGGCGCAATGGTCAAGCAGCGTGGGGTCGCCTATGTCGGCGACGAGATCGCGGCAGAGGCAAGCTGGATGTGTCTGGTCGGGGACGCCCCGGCGTAA
- the ligA gene encoding NAD-dependent DNA ligase LigA — protein sequence MSSNDSDRFGQEVDQLIDQLTSYERAYYQQGRSLVSDREYDRLFDRLQQLEKQYPELQRPDSPTRRVGSDLSVDLPEVPHEIPVLSLDKVYSGQELTDWQLRTQKRAADMAADSPTGVLTGTPDFICEEKIDGVSIVLYYRTGLLEQAVTRGNGRIGNDVTANIRTIRRVPLRLAEPLTVAIRGEVYLSRADFAALNATLETPFANPRNLAAGTIRRVKSSGAAAVPLQFFGYDAYGLEGVDSHHQVLLRLHQLGLPVNSRCAWIHNEAVDADVVREFRAVFPEALVGTAGVLSQFIQAEIQQRDQLAYDIDGLVAKLDDIGLRERLGYTGHHPRWAVALKFDAPQGVSTIREIDVQVGRTGRITPVARIEPVLIGGSTVQNVTLHNQEYITGLELAAGDTVSVSKRGDVIPAVEQVLEKGAAEPPVWQLPEHCPSCGSRLVVRGAHHFCPNTFGCPDQQRGRLRFFAGRDQMDIDGIGPETLETLIRLGMVQSVPDLYEADYQQLMDEAGFGERKIAQIRTGIERSKAVPYRRLLPSLGIPELGPKVTQLLCDAGIGSIDELMQIADTGDHERLSAIHGIGPRIAETVIEQLRLPELREVISRLREHGLRFVDEQPETDESVPQIFSGQTWCVTGSFEHFQPRTRAAAEIERRGGSVVSSVSGKTTHLLAGSGAGSKYDKAVSVGAEVVDEPRFRQLLAEAGS from the coding sequence ATGAGCAGCAATGATTCTGATCGGTTTGGGCAGGAGGTCGATCAGCTGATTGATCAGCTGACCAGCTATGAACGGGCCTATTATCAGCAGGGCCGTTCCCTGGTGTCGGATCGTGAGTACGACCGCCTGTTTGATCGGCTGCAACAGCTGGAAAAACAATATCCCGAACTGCAACGCCCGGACAGCCCGACCCGGCGTGTCGGCTCGGATCTCAGTGTCGACCTCCCGGAGGTTCCACATGAAATCCCGGTACTGAGCCTGGATAAGGTCTATTCCGGTCAGGAGCTTACTGACTGGCAGCTGCGAACACAGAAACGGGCCGCCGACATGGCAGCCGACTCACCGACCGGGGTGCTGACCGGAACACCGGACTTTATCTGCGAGGAAAAGATTGACGGCGTCTCGATCGTGCTGTACTACCGCACCGGATTGCTGGAACAGGCGGTAACCCGGGGCAACGGGCGTATCGGCAACGATGTCACCGCGAACATCCGGACTATCCGCCGTGTGCCGCTGCGGCTTGCTGAACCGCTTACGGTTGCCATCCGGGGAGAGGTCTATCTGAGCCGTGCCGATTTTGCGGCCCTGAATGCCACCCTGGAAACCCCGTTTGCCAACCCGCGAAATCTTGCCGCCGGCACTATACGACGGGTGAAAAGCAGTGGCGCGGCCGCCGTGCCGCTGCAGTTTTTCGGCTATGACGCCTACGGTCTGGAGGGAGTTGATTCCCATCATCAGGTGCTGCTGCGCCTGCATCAGCTTGGACTGCCGGTAAACAGCCGCTGTGCCTGGATACATAATGAGGCTGTGGATGCAGATGTGGTTCGGGAGTTCCGGGCGGTGTTTCCCGAGGCGCTGGTTGGCACTGCAGGGGTGCTGTCGCAGTTTATTCAGGCCGAGATACAGCAGCGGGATCAACTCGCGTACGATATCGACGGTCTGGTAGCCAAGCTCGATGATATCGGGCTCCGTGAACGGCTGGGATATACCGGGCATCATCCGCGCTGGGCGGTTGCGCTGAAATTCGATGCCCCCCAGGGGGTGTCGACCATCCGCGAGATTGATGTCCAGGTCGGGCGCACCGGGCGTATAACCCCGGTTGCGCGGATCGAGCCGGTGCTGATTGGCGGCTCCACGGTTCAGAATGTTACCCTGCACAACCAGGAATATATCACCGGGCTGGAACTGGCAGCCGGCGACACGGTCTCCGTCAGCAAGCGGGGAGATGTTATCCCGGCGGTCGAGCAGGTGCTGGAAAAGGGGGCGGCCGAGCCGCCGGTCTGGCAGCTGCCCGAACACTGCCCCTCATGCGGCAGCCGACTGGTGGTGCGCGGGGCGCATCACTTCTGCCCCAACACCTTCGGGTGCCCCGATCAGCAGCGCGGCAGACTGCGGTTTTTTGCCGGGCGTGACCAGATGGATATCGACGGGATCGGACCCGAGACACTGGAGACCCTGATCCGCCTTGGTATGGTGCAGAGTGTGCCGGATCTGTATGAGGCAGACTATCAGCAGCTGATGGATGAGGCTGGCTTCGGTGAGCGCAAGATTGCCCAGATTCGTACCGGTATCGAGCGCAGCAAGGCAGTGCCTTATCGCCGGCTGCTGCCGAGCCTGGGTATTCCGGAGCTGGGGCCCAAGGTTACCCAGCTTTTGTGCGACGCCGGCATCGGCAGCATCGATGAGCTGATGCAGATCGCCGATACCGGCGATCATGAGCGCCTCTCGGCGATTCATGGTATCGGGCCCCGAATCGCCGAGACAGTCATAGAACAGCTGCGTTTGCCGGAACTGCGCGAGGTGATCAGCCGGTTGCGGGAACACGGTCTGCGGTTTGTCGATGAACAGCCGGAAACCGATGAATCGGTGCCACAGATTTTTTCCGGACAGACCTGGTGTGTTACCGGCAGTTTTGAACACTTCCAGCCGCGCACCAGGGCCGCCGCCGAGATCGAGCGTCGCGGCGGGAGTGTGGTGTCATCGGTGTCCGGCAAGACAACCCACCTGCTGGCCGGCAGCGGCGCCGGCAGCAAGTATGACAAGGCCGTCAGCGTTGGAGCCGAGGTGGTGGATGAGCCCCGTTTCCGACAGCTGCTTGCCGAAGCTGGCAGCTGA
- a CDS encoding SPOR domain-containing protein — translation MRLKGTIGVLLITGIALLFPVLSSFGEAFLEGGAVVGAAADFPQQGTYVATNAFPPNSIVDVRDLASGRTARAIVVGRSTVSGVFMVLSPNAAERLGLPSGEMLRVRALPVSMPGMTASSPLSDLPFHPDPDINPAAGLGDPNLEYFALNGTRRPGRDPAPAEPRVERQPRDEFPDPITVSPRRPETPAMEDPAVAEPAESADPVEPDAREPEPADPAPTVPDRITMPEEPADPPEPSVAADEPDELPEFSLPRPARTVDERRLSLESAPVPEFDRDPQPVDDAAPAPEEPRDLNGDSRIVRRPAEQYRPSFDPDERPVVLPRPQPQAAANGYGELPTASLPPQAELDRGMARLVPQRTAVDAELPIAGLPAGWEESADHLASPRIDEPALPETDLPRAEVPTRVVLPSEPEEPVQRVQPEEDRLSNGRSFRLEPAEPRAPEAEPEPAPAATPEPEPTPEPEPVPEPAPRVAARGEELLPMVDSLEANHYYLQIGAFGTPAGAKAAVDSLGPRYPRAVTRSGNQDQPLYRVYVGPLNEDEKGSALVWFRSRGFGDAFVRRMQ, via the coding sequence ATGAGACTGAAAGGTACAATCGGAGTTTTGCTCATAACCGGGATCGCACTGCTGTTTCCCGTGCTGTCCTCGTTCGGTGAGGCATTTCTTGAGGGCGGTGCCGTGGTTGGCGCCGCCGCTGATTTTCCTCAGCAGGGAACCTATGTTGCTACCAACGCATTCCCTCCCAACAGTATTGTAGATGTCCGTGATCTTGCCAGTGGCAGAACTGCGCGTGCGATTGTAGTCGGCAGGTCAACCGTCTCCGGGGTCTTTATGGTGCTTTCGCCCAATGCCGCCGAACGGCTCGGGCTGCCTTCCGGAGAGATGCTGCGGGTTCGTGCCCTTCCGGTCTCGATGCCTGGTATGACAGCCTCAAGCCCTCTCAGCGATCTGCCGTTTCATCCCGATCCGGACATCAATCCTGCGGCAGGGCTGGGGGATCCGAATCTGGAATATTTCGCTTTGAATGGCACCCGCCGCCCCGGGCGTGATCCTGCCCCGGCTGAGCCCCGGGTTGAACGACAACCGCGCGACGAATTTCCTGACCCGATCACGGTATCCCCGCGCCGTCCGGAAACCCCGGCGATGGAAGATCCTGCTGTCGCAGAACCGGCAGAGTCTGCTGATCCTGTTGAGCCTGATGCTCGTGAGCCTGAACCGGCCGATCCGGCGCCGACAGTGCCGGACCGGATTACGATGCCGGAAGAGCCGGCGGATCCACCGGAGCCGTCTGTCGCAGCTGATGAGCCTGATGAGCTGCCGGAGTTCTCGCTGCCGCGACCAGCCCGTACCGTGGACGAGCGCCGCTTGAGCCTCGAGTCGGCACCGGTTCCCGAGTTTGACCGGGATCCGCAGCCAGTCGATGATGCGGCCCCTGCTCCCGAGGAGCCCAGGGATCTGAACGGTGACAGCAGGATTGTGCGCCGCCCTGCCGAACAGTATCGCCCCAGTTTTGATCCGGATGAACGACCGGTAGTCCTGCCCCGACCCCAGCCGCAGGCTGCAGCCAACGGCTATGGGGAACTGCCAACTGCCAGTCTGCCGCCCCAGGCGGAACTGGATCGAGGCATGGCCCGTCTGGTTCCGCAGCGCACCGCAGTGGATGCCGAGCTCCCGATTGCCGGACTGCCGGCGGGCTGGGAGGAATCTGCCGATCATCTGGCCTCACCGCGTATCGATGAACCCGCGCTGCCGGAAACTGATCTGCCGCGAGCCGAGGTTCCTACCCGTGTTGTGCTGCCATCGGAACCCGAGGAACCGGTGCAGCGGGTACAACCCGAGGAAGACAGACTTAGCAACGGTCGCAGTTTTCGGCTTGAGCCGGCCGAGCCGCGAGCACCGGAAGCGGAGCCGGAGCCCGCACCGGCAGCAACCCCAGAGCCAGAGCCGACCCCCGAACCTGAACCGGTACCCGAGCCGGCACCGCGCGTTGCTGCTCGCGGCGAGGAACTGCTGCCGATGGTGGACTCGCTGGAGGCGAATCACTATTATCTGCAGATAGGGGCATTCGGGACACCTGCCGGCGCCAAGGCCGCTGTCGACAGCCTTGGTCCGCGCTATCCGCGTGCGGTTACCCGCAGCGGTAATCAGGATCAGCCGCTCTACCGTGTGTACGTTGGTCCGCTCAATGAGGACGAAAAGGGCAGTGCGCTGGTATGGTTCCGTTCACGCGGCTTTGGCGACGCTTTTGTCCGTCGCATGCAGTAG
- the loaP gene encoding antiterminator LoaP has protein sequence MKVYILQVHTGYEHHTAQRLQQLSRSIITDTCRVVLHSLDRELRIRARGQRRLVRKPLYPGYIFLESDCPTDNLLQLIQQVPSAVRFLQANSDITPVRPQEETMLRRLMQFGQVIPRSRVVLQPKQRIQVIQGPLQGLEGIIERVDRRRERVRVRLVMSNKPFSFDIGIEVVQPHTTDSAVAAGSGEQA, from the coding sequence ATGAAAGTCTACATTTTGCAGGTTCACACCGGTTACGAACACCACACTGCTCAACGACTGCAGCAGTTGTCCCGCAGTATTATCACGGACACCTGTCGTGTCGTCCTGCACTCACTCGACCGCGAGCTGCGTATCCGCGCCCGGGGGCAGCGTCGCCTCGTGCGGAAGCCGCTGTACCCCGGGTATATCTTCCTGGAATCAGACTGTCCGACTGACAACCTGCTGCAGCTGATCCAGCAGGTACCATCGGCGGTGCGGTTTCTGCAGGCCAACAGCGATATCACCCCGGTTCGGCCGCAGGAGGAAACCATGCTGCGGCGACTGATGCAGTTCGGGCAGGTTATCCCGCGCTCACGGGTTGTACTGCAGCCCAAGCAGCGGATCCAGGTGATACAGGGTCCGCTGCAGGGGCTTGAGGGGATCATTGAACGCGTAGATCGTCGGCGTGAACGGGTACGGGTACGGCTGGTTATGAGCAACAAGCCTTTCAGTTTTGATATCGGCATAGAGGTCGTCCAGCCGCACACTACGGACTCAGCCGTTGCGGCGGGATCGGGGGAGCAAGCATGA
- a CDS encoding polysaccharide biosynthesis protein, translating to MIGMRTQRVYILGAGIAGVSIANEIRRKGVFGEVAAFLDDDTAKIGTRIEGTPVLGPIEDILPLLDSSPGDEALIAMPSAPRERLRKLYGMLEQIGFSRIRILPGISQILEGDAHLIQTREIDPLDVLSRTPVQIHLRESLAYLRGKRVLITGAGGSIGSEIARQLLSGGCERIYLLGHGENSIYEIDHELRMLQKEGVGEQATIVPVIGELQDADYVHFIMQRLRADVIFHCAAYKHVPLMEANPVAVIRNNVFGTRNLLDAAREYPDCRIVLVSTDKVVAPSSVYGASKQLAEQLVLHDASGRHLAVRFGNVLGSRGSILPLFRRQIESGGPVTLTHPDATRFFMTIPEAVSLVLKAGGVGNGGELYLLDMGEPVRIRDVAEQLIRFYGYEPDVDIPIDIIGLRPGEKLQEALWDDHETPQPTEFPRIQRITRTPCPAEPLQQLLQELTPVCTFDPAQPRLYRDRRRLRDILRRYVPTLQEVPDEPRY from the coding sequence ATGATCGGAATGCGAACACAGCGGGTATACATCCTGGGAGCCGGGATTGCCGGGGTATCGATTGCGAACGAGATTCGCCGCAAAGGGGTGTTCGGCGAGGTCGCGGCCTTTCTGGATGATGACACTGCCAAAATCGGCACCAGGATTGAGGGCACACCAGTACTGGGACCAATCGAGGATATCCTGCCGCTGCTTGACAGCAGCCCCGGCGATGAAGCCCTGATTGCCATGCCGAGTGCCCCTCGTGAACGGCTGCGCAAGCTGTACGGCATGCTGGAGCAGATCGGTTTTTCCAGAATCCGTATCCTGCCCGGTATTTCCCAGATTCTGGAGGGTGATGCCCATCTGATCCAGACCCGCGAGATCGATCCCCTGGATGTCCTGTCCCGCACGCCAGTCCAGATACATCTGCGCGAGTCGCTGGCATATCTGCGCGGAAAACGCGTACTGATTACCGGCGCCGGGGGGAGTATCGGCAGCGAAATTGCCCGCCAGCTGCTGAGCGGGGGCTGCGAACGCATCTACCTGCTGGGACACGGGGAAAACAGCATCTATGAGATAGACCACGAACTGCGCATGCTTCAGAAGGAAGGGGTTGGTGAACAGGCCACCATCGTGCCGGTGATCGGCGAGCTGCAGGATGCCGACTACGTGCATTTCATCATGCAGCGGCTGCGTGCGGATGTCATCTTTCACTGCGCGGCGTACAAGCATGTGCCGCTTATGGAGGCCAATCCGGTCGCGGTAATCCGCAACAACGTCTTTGGTACCCGCAACCTGCTTGATGCAGCACGGGAGTACCCCGACTGCCGTATCGTCCTGGTTTCTACCGACAAGGTGGTAGCACCCTCAAGCGTATACGGGGCCAGCAAGCAGCTGGCGGAACAACTGGTTCTGCATGATGCTTCCGGCCGGCATCTGGCTGTGCGCTTTGGCAACGTACTGGGGTCACGGGGAAGTATCCTGCCGTTGTTCAGGCGGCAGATCGAAAGCGGCGGGCCGGTTACCCTGACACACCCGGACGCAACCCGGTTCTTTATGACGATTCCCGAAGCGGTCTCGCTGGTACTGAAGGCAGGCGGGGTTGGCAACGGCGGCGAACTGTATTTGCTGGATATGGGAGAACCGGTGCGCATACGGGATGTAGCCGAACAGCTGATCCGTTTTTACGGCTATGAACCGGATGTGGACATTCCTATCGACATTATAGGGCTGCGCCCCGGGGAAAAGCTGCAGGAAGCGCTATGGGATGACCATGAAACCCCCCAGCCAACCGAGTTCCCGCGGATTCAGCGTATTACCCGGACCCCCTGCCCTGCCGAACCGCTACAGCAGCTGCTGCAGGAACTGACACCGGTATGCACATTCGACCCCGCACAACCCCGGCTGTATCGCGATCGCCGGCGGCTGCGGGATATTCTGCGTCGCTACGTTCCGACCCTGCAGGAGGTACCCGATGAGCCGCGCTACTGA
- a CDS encoding DegT/DnrJ/EryC1/StrS family aminotransferase → MSRATDAEKPEPVPFGKPSLGVAEEDAVLRVMRSGWLTTGSECRSFEQEFARAVDMPHAIAVSSATAGLHLALEAAGVKPGDRVVTTPLTFAATAEVICSLGADPVFADIDPDTGNISAERAAHAVEQSQAAALIPVHLGGLTCQMQPLQAIASGYRCSLIEDAAHSFPGGDEHGYAGTQSDFGVYSFYANKTITTGEGGMVVTRDTAAARRMQLLRNHGIDRDVWHRFTDTRASWRYDITAAGFKYNMPDLAAAIGRVQLGKARELQQKRRAIANRYLNELRDCEFLQLPPDAPDHSYHLFQIRLRTGILSIDRDEFINRLQQQGIGTSVHYIPLHIMSYYRDRYDLKPSDFPHALDWYERCISLPIYPDLEDSQIDRILDAVRGIGRSCLKGLTASSNRQA, encoded by the coding sequence ATGAGCCGCGCTACTGATGCCGAAAAGCCCGAACCGGTTCCATTTGGCAAGCCGTCGCTCGGAGTTGCCGAGGAGGACGCGGTGCTGCGCGTTATGCGATCCGGCTGGCTCACAACCGGCAGTGAGTGCCGGAGCTTTGAGCAGGAGTTTGCCCGTGCGGTAGACATGCCGCATGCGATTGCCGTTTCATCCGCCACTGCCGGTCTGCACCTTGCCCTGGAGGCGGCCGGTGTCAAACCTGGTGATCGTGTGGTGACCACCCCCCTGACATTTGCTGCCACTGCCGAGGTAATCTGCAGCCTGGGCGCAGATCCGGTCTTTGCCGACATCGATCCGGACACGGGGAATATCTCCGCCGAACGGGCGGCTCATGCGGTCGAGCAGAGCCAGGCAGCTGCCCTGATCCCGGTTCATCTGGGGGGGCTTACCTGCCAGATGCAGCCGCTGCAGGCGATTGCGTCCGGGTACCGCTGCAGCCTGATCGAGGATGCGGCACACAGCTTTCCCGGCGGCGATGAGCATGGGTATGCCGGCACCCAGAGTGATTTCGGGGTATACTCCTTTTATGCTAACAAGACCATCACCACCGGCGAGGGCGGGATGGTAGTTACCCGCGATACCGCGGCGGCCCGGCGAATGCAGCTGCTGCGCAATCACGGCATCGATCGGGATGTATGGCATCGCTTTACCGATACCCGGGCCTCCTGGCGCTACGACATCACCGCCGCCGGGTTCAAGTACAACATGCCGGATCTGGCCGCAGCGATTGGCCGGGTACAACTCGGCAAAGCCCGGGAGCTGCAGCAGAAACGGCGCGCCATTGCCAACCGCTATCTGAATGAACTGCGAGACTGCGAATTCCTGCAGCTGCCGCCGGATGCCCCGGATCACTCCTATCATCTGTTCCAGATCCGGCTGCGAACCGGAATCCTGAGTATAGACCGTGACGAGTTCATCAACAGACTGCAGCAGCAGGGGATCGGCACATCGGTGCACTACATTCCTTTGCATATCATGAGCTATTACCGGGATCGCTACGATCTGAAACCATCTGATTTCCCGCACGCACTGGACTGGTACGAGCGGTGTATCAGCTTGCCGATATATCCGGATTTGGAAGATTCCCAGATAGACCGTATACTGGATGCAGTGCGCGGCATCGGCCGCTCCTGTCTGAAAGGCCTGACCGCCAGCAGCAACCGCCAGGCATAG